A genomic stretch from Clavelina lepadiformis chromosome 5, kaClaLepa1.1, whole genome shotgun sequence includes:
- the LOC143460661 gene encoding serine/threonine-protein kinase TBK1-like isoform X3 produces MMPHPAHTSSSIRTTNSYIWSTSDVLGQGATGFVFKGRNKKTGQEYAIKVFNSLNFVARPNDVRKREYEVLRKVDHENIVRLYDVEEEVSTKHDVIIMELCSAGSLYNMLDDPENLYGLPEDEFKRVLSHITAGMNHLHDKGIVHRDLKPGNIMRTIASDGKAIYKLTDFGAARELNDNEQFVSLYGTEEYLHPDIYERAVLRKPPSKKFSATVDLWSMGVTFYHIATGQLPFRPYGGARRNKEIMYKITTEKPSGVISGVQSTERGNIEWSQELPKTCRLSQGLKQLFTPVLSGILECDPHKIWTFERYFTEVENILTKTVIDVFSFPSAMSHKVYISPEKTLVSFQEHVAELTDIRSSRQLMLHEGGQFEIEAFIPVRDYPATGPENPIILFSTDVSDFQPIPIPHTCKPPKVKSSLSLENDSSLAKVCSSTLFDIRKSVKYLLLVQTLIRLGVKWFVSYLKSRVMKVQILRSELSTRVSSLKTTLEIFEEHYQRETSLLQVISLLLTTPPEVNELKLYFTQITEKVKCLRQIRTEFDQISEIIRKLDRAVIQDKTPASVFVDEGSRSKDCLEEKMIQFSEQSREVYKLFKKHKHNKRLDYSNEQLHKYEKQQLSKICENSVLLFTEQSVPRCKRLHKESRTWFSNMNEYMKQIQQSEARMRSLERICCELEESVRSLQRIYRDKLSLAETLLKETASRTQNISLPLTTANNVDQTKPLLPVSWPPYTGQTKSKSQRHKDLRELRKGLAEAKNSLNEVKSEVENSSDLLKRLSMVASASQTNSTNSILNNARTIRTNEHT; encoded by the exons ATGATGCCCCACCCTGCCCACACTAGTTCTTCGATAAGAACAACCAACAGTTATATCTGGTCAACCTCTGATGTGCTTGGGCAGGGGGCCACGGGGTTTGTTTTTAAAGGACGAAATAAG AAAACTGGCCAGGAATATGCGATTAAAGTATTCAATTCACTTAATTTTGTTGCGCGACCAAATGATGTTCGAAAAAGGGAGTATGAAGTATTGAGAAAAGTTGACCACGAAAATATTGTTCGTCTATATGATGTTGAAGAAGAG GTGTCTACGAAACACGATGTTATTATCATGGAACTTTGTTCCGCTGGTAGCTTGTACAACATGTTGGATGATCCAGAAAACCTGTATGGCTTGCCAGAGGATGAGTTCAAACGGGTTCTTAGTCATATTA CTGCGGGCATGAACCATTTGCATGACAAGGGGATTGTGCATCGTGATTTAAAACCTGGTAACATCATGAGAACTATCGCAAGCGACGGAAAAGCAATATACAAGTTGACAGATTTTGGTGCTGCCCGTGAATTAAATGACAATGAGCAATTTGTCTCTCTCTATGGCACAGAAGAGTATttg CACCCAGACATTTATGAGCGTGCCGTTTTAAGAAAACCTCCTAGTAAAAAGTTCTCAGCCACTGTAGATCTGTGGAGTATGGGTGTAACTTTTTATCACATCGCTACAGGACAACTTCCTTTTCGACCATATGGTGGCGCTAggagaaacaaagaaattat GTACAAGATAACAACCGAAAAACCATCTGGTGTTATTTCGGGTGTGCAGTCGACAGAACGAGGAAACATTGAGTGGAGCCAGGAACTACCGAAAACATGTCGCCTCTCCCA AGGgttaaagcaactttttacCCCTGTGCTCTCTGGAATCTTGGAATGCGACCCACATAAAATCTGGACATTTGAGCGTTACTTCACCGAAGTGGAAAATATCCTCACTAAAACTGTCATTGACGTCTTTAGCTTCCCATCAGCAATGTCTCATAAAGTTTATATTTCACCTGAAAAAAC GTTAGTTTCCTTTCAAGAACACGTTGCTGAACTAACTGACATTCGTTCTAGCCGTCAGTTGATGTTGCATGAAGGAGGGCAGTTTGAAATTGAAGCTTTCATTCCTGTCAGAGATTATCCAGCCACCGGACCGGAAAACCCCATCATATTATTTAGCACAGATGTGTCCGATTTTCAACCAATACCAATACCCCATACGT GTAAACCTCCAAAAGTAAAATCATCGCTATCTCTCGAGAATGATTCAAGTTTGGCCAAAGTATGTTCAAGTACGCTCTTCGATATCCGGAAATCTGTGAAGTATTTGCTGCTTGTGCAAACTTTGATCCGTCTTGGAGTGAAGTGGTTTGT ATCTTACTTGAAAAGTCGGGTGATGAAAGTTCAGATACTGCGAAGTGAACTTTCAACTAGGGTGAGCAGTTTGAAGACAACCTTGGAGATTTTTGAAGAACA CTACCAACGTGAAACCTCATTGTTGCAAGTTATTTCACTTCTGCTCACCACACCGCCCGAGGTCAACGAACTCAAGTTATATTTCACCCAGATCACAGAGAAAGTGAAATGTCTTAGACAA ATCCGGACAGAATTTGACCAGATCAGCGAAATTATACGTAAACTCGATCGAGCCGTGATCCAAGATAAGACGCCGGCATCTGTATTTGTTGATGAAGGCTCAAGATCCAAGGATTGCCTCGAAGAGAAGATGATCCAATTTTCCGAACAATCTCGTGAAGTTTATAAATtattcaagaaacacaaacacaataaac GGCTTGATTACAGCAATGAGCAGTTACACAAATATGAGAAGCAACAATTGTCAAAAATCTGTGAAAATTCTGTCCTGCTTTTCACGGAGCAAAGTGTCCCCAGATGTAAGCGACTTCACAAAGAATCTCGGACCTGGTTCAG CAACATGAATGAATATATGAAGCAGATTCAGCAGTCAGAAGCACGTATGCGCAGTCTCGAGCGCATCTGCTGCGAACTAGAAGAATCAGTACGTTCATTGCAGAGAATATACAGGGATAAGTTGTCCCTCGCCGAAACGCTCTTAAAGGAAACAGCATCAAG aaCTCAAAACATCTCTCTACCGTTGACTACAGCCAACAACGTTGATCAAACAAAACCTCTTCTGCCCGTATCGTGGCCCCCTTACACCGGGCAGACAAAATCAAAGAGCCAACGCCATAAGGATTTACGTGAATTAAGGAAGGGTTTGGCCGAAGCCAAGAACAGCCTGAAcgaagtcaaaagtgaagtcGAAAATAGCTCAGATTTACTAAAAAG ACTCAGCATGGTGGCTTCGGCATCGCAAACCAACAGCACGAATTCAATtcttaacaacgcaagaacaATAAGAACTAACGAGCACACCTAA
- the LOC143460661 gene encoding serine/threonine-protein kinase TBK1-like isoform X2, translating into MEVFATENDASLMKRHIMMPHPAHTSSSIRTTNSYIWSTSDVLGQGATGFVFKGRNKKTGQEYAIKVFNSLNFVARPNDVRKREYEVLRKVDHENIVRLYDVEEEVSTKHDVIIMELCSAGSLYNMLDDPENLYGLPEDEFKRVLSHITAGMNHLHDKGIVHRDLKPGNIMRTIASDGKAIYKLTDFGAARELNDNEQFVSLYGTEEYLHPDIYERAVLRKPPSKKFSATVDLWSMGVTFYHIATGQLPFRPYGGARRNKEIMYKITTEKPSGVISGVQSTERGNIEWSQELPKTCRLSQGLKQLFTPVLSGILECDPHKIWTFERYFTEVENILTKTVIDVFSFPSAMSHKVYISPEKTLVSFQEHVAELTDIRSSRQLMLHEGGQFEIEAFIPVRDYPATGPENPIILFSTDVSDFQPIPIPHTCKPPKVKSSLSLENDSSLAKVCSSTLFDIRKSVKYLLLVQTLIRLGVKWFVSYLKSRVMKVQILRSELSTRVSSLKTTLEIFEEHYQRETSLLQVISLLLTTPPEVNELKLYFTQITEKVKCLRQIRTEFDQISEIIRKLDRAVIQDKTPASVFVDEGSRSKDCLEEKMIQFSEQSREVYKLFKKHKHNKRLDYSNEQLHKYEKQQLSKICENSVLLFTEQSVPRCKRLHKESRTWFSNMNEYMKQIQQSEARMRSLERICCELEESVRSLQRIYRDKLSLAETLLKETASRTQNISLPLTTANNVDQTKPLLPVSWPPYTGQTKSKSQRHKDLRELRKGLAEAKNSLNEVKSEVENSSDLLKRLSMVASASQTNSTNSILNNARTIRTNEHT; encoded by the exons ATATAATGATGCCCCACCCTGCCCACACTAGTTCTTCGATAAGAACAACCAACAGTTATATCTGGTCAACCTCTGATGTGCTTGGGCAGGGGGCCACGGGGTTTGTTTTTAAAGGACGAAATAAG AAAACTGGCCAGGAATATGCGATTAAAGTATTCAATTCACTTAATTTTGTTGCGCGACCAAATGATGTTCGAAAAAGGGAGTATGAAGTATTGAGAAAAGTTGACCACGAAAATATTGTTCGTCTATATGATGTTGAAGAAGAG GTGTCTACGAAACACGATGTTATTATCATGGAACTTTGTTCCGCTGGTAGCTTGTACAACATGTTGGATGATCCAGAAAACCTGTATGGCTTGCCAGAGGATGAGTTCAAACGGGTTCTTAGTCATATTA CTGCGGGCATGAACCATTTGCATGACAAGGGGATTGTGCATCGTGATTTAAAACCTGGTAACATCATGAGAACTATCGCAAGCGACGGAAAAGCAATATACAAGTTGACAGATTTTGGTGCTGCCCGTGAATTAAATGACAATGAGCAATTTGTCTCTCTCTATGGCACAGAAGAGTATttg CACCCAGACATTTATGAGCGTGCCGTTTTAAGAAAACCTCCTAGTAAAAAGTTCTCAGCCACTGTAGATCTGTGGAGTATGGGTGTAACTTTTTATCACATCGCTACAGGACAACTTCCTTTTCGACCATATGGTGGCGCTAggagaaacaaagaaattat GTACAAGATAACAACCGAAAAACCATCTGGTGTTATTTCGGGTGTGCAGTCGACAGAACGAGGAAACATTGAGTGGAGCCAGGAACTACCGAAAACATGTCGCCTCTCCCA AGGgttaaagcaactttttacCCCTGTGCTCTCTGGAATCTTGGAATGCGACCCACATAAAATCTGGACATTTGAGCGTTACTTCACCGAAGTGGAAAATATCCTCACTAAAACTGTCATTGACGTCTTTAGCTTCCCATCAGCAATGTCTCATAAAGTTTATATTTCACCTGAAAAAAC GTTAGTTTCCTTTCAAGAACACGTTGCTGAACTAACTGACATTCGTTCTAGCCGTCAGTTGATGTTGCATGAAGGAGGGCAGTTTGAAATTGAAGCTTTCATTCCTGTCAGAGATTATCCAGCCACCGGACCGGAAAACCCCATCATATTATTTAGCACAGATGTGTCCGATTTTCAACCAATACCAATACCCCATACGT GTAAACCTCCAAAAGTAAAATCATCGCTATCTCTCGAGAATGATTCAAGTTTGGCCAAAGTATGTTCAAGTACGCTCTTCGATATCCGGAAATCTGTGAAGTATTTGCTGCTTGTGCAAACTTTGATCCGTCTTGGAGTGAAGTGGTTTGT ATCTTACTTGAAAAGTCGGGTGATGAAAGTTCAGATACTGCGAAGTGAACTTTCAACTAGGGTGAGCAGTTTGAAGACAACCTTGGAGATTTTTGAAGAACA CTACCAACGTGAAACCTCATTGTTGCAAGTTATTTCACTTCTGCTCACCACACCGCCCGAGGTCAACGAACTCAAGTTATATTTCACCCAGATCACAGAGAAAGTGAAATGTCTTAGACAA ATCCGGACAGAATTTGACCAGATCAGCGAAATTATACGTAAACTCGATCGAGCCGTGATCCAAGATAAGACGCCGGCATCTGTATTTGTTGATGAAGGCTCAAGATCCAAGGATTGCCTCGAAGAGAAGATGATCCAATTTTCCGAACAATCTCGTGAAGTTTATAAATtattcaagaaacacaaacacaataaac GGCTTGATTACAGCAATGAGCAGTTACACAAATATGAGAAGCAACAATTGTCAAAAATCTGTGAAAATTCTGTCCTGCTTTTCACGGAGCAAAGTGTCCCCAGATGTAAGCGACTTCACAAAGAATCTCGGACCTGGTTCAG CAACATGAATGAATATATGAAGCAGATTCAGCAGTCAGAAGCACGTATGCGCAGTCTCGAGCGCATCTGCTGCGAACTAGAAGAATCAGTACGTTCATTGCAGAGAATATACAGGGATAAGTTGTCCCTCGCCGAAACGCTCTTAAAGGAAACAGCATCAAG aaCTCAAAACATCTCTCTACCGTTGACTACAGCCAACAACGTTGATCAAACAAAACCTCTTCTGCCCGTATCGTGGCCCCCTTACACCGGGCAGACAAAATCAAAGAGCCAACGCCATAAGGATTTACGTGAATTAAGGAAGGGTTTGGCCGAAGCCAAGAACAGCCTGAAcgaagtcaaaagtgaagtcGAAAATAGCTCAGATTTACTAAAAAG ACTCAGCATGGTGGCTTCGGCATCGCAAACCAACAGCACGAATTCAATtcttaacaacgcaagaacaATAAGAACTAACGAGCACACCTAA
- the LOC143460661 gene encoding serine/threonine-protein kinase TBK1-like isoform X1, with translation MFSTMHDKPVFAQHQWIKTAPGQCQCFFPRNDIMMPHPAHTSSSIRTTNSYIWSTSDVLGQGATGFVFKGRNKKTGQEYAIKVFNSLNFVARPNDVRKREYEVLRKVDHENIVRLYDVEEEVSTKHDVIIMELCSAGSLYNMLDDPENLYGLPEDEFKRVLSHITAGMNHLHDKGIVHRDLKPGNIMRTIASDGKAIYKLTDFGAARELNDNEQFVSLYGTEEYLHPDIYERAVLRKPPSKKFSATVDLWSMGVTFYHIATGQLPFRPYGGARRNKEIMYKITTEKPSGVISGVQSTERGNIEWSQELPKTCRLSQGLKQLFTPVLSGILECDPHKIWTFERYFTEVENILTKTVIDVFSFPSAMSHKVYISPEKTLVSFQEHVAELTDIRSSRQLMLHEGGQFEIEAFIPVRDYPATGPENPIILFSTDVSDFQPIPIPHTCKPPKVKSSLSLENDSSLAKVCSSTLFDIRKSVKYLLLVQTLIRLGVKWFVSYLKSRVMKVQILRSELSTRVSSLKTTLEIFEEHYQRETSLLQVISLLLTTPPEVNELKLYFTQITEKVKCLRQIRTEFDQISEIIRKLDRAVIQDKTPASVFVDEGSRSKDCLEEKMIQFSEQSREVYKLFKKHKHNKRLDYSNEQLHKYEKQQLSKICENSVLLFTEQSVPRCKRLHKESRTWFSNMNEYMKQIQQSEARMRSLERICCELEESVRSLQRIYRDKLSLAETLLKETASRTQNISLPLTTANNVDQTKPLLPVSWPPYTGQTKSKSQRHKDLRELRKGLAEAKNSLNEVKSEVENSSDLLKRLSMVASASQTNSTNSILNNARTIRTNEHT, from the exons ATGTTTTCGACTATGCACGATAAACCGGTTTTCGCTCAACATCAGTGGATTAAAACAGCGCCTGGACAGTGCCAGTGCTTCTTTCCCAGAAACG ATATAATGATGCCCCACCCTGCCCACACTAGTTCTTCGATAAGAACAACCAACAGTTATATCTGGTCAACCTCTGATGTGCTTGGGCAGGGGGCCACGGGGTTTGTTTTTAAAGGACGAAATAAG AAAACTGGCCAGGAATATGCGATTAAAGTATTCAATTCACTTAATTTTGTTGCGCGACCAAATGATGTTCGAAAAAGGGAGTATGAAGTATTGAGAAAAGTTGACCACGAAAATATTGTTCGTCTATATGATGTTGAAGAAGAG GTGTCTACGAAACACGATGTTATTATCATGGAACTTTGTTCCGCTGGTAGCTTGTACAACATGTTGGATGATCCAGAAAACCTGTATGGCTTGCCAGAGGATGAGTTCAAACGGGTTCTTAGTCATATTA CTGCGGGCATGAACCATTTGCATGACAAGGGGATTGTGCATCGTGATTTAAAACCTGGTAACATCATGAGAACTATCGCAAGCGACGGAAAAGCAATATACAAGTTGACAGATTTTGGTGCTGCCCGTGAATTAAATGACAATGAGCAATTTGTCTCTCTCTATGGCACAGAAGAGTATttg CACCCAGACATTTATGAGCGTGCCGTTTTAAGAAAACCTCCTAGTAAAAAGTTCTCAGCCACTGTAGATCTGTGGAGTATGGGTGTAACTTTTTATCACATCGCTACAGGACAACTTCCTTTTCGACCATATGGTGGCGCTAggagaaacaaagaaattat GTACAAGATAACAACCGAAAAACCATCTGGTGTTATTTCGGGTGTGCAGTCGACAGAACGAGGAAACATTGAGTGGAGCCAGGAACTACCGAAAACATGTCGCCTCTCCCA AGGgttaaagcaactttttacCCCTGTGCTCTCTGGAATCTTGGAATGCGACCCACATAAAATCTGGACATTTGAGCGTTACTTCACCGAAGTGGAAAATATCCTCACTAAAACTGTCATTGACGTCTTTAGCTTCCCATCAGCAATGTCTCATAAAGTTTATATTTCACCTGAAAAAAC GTTAGTTTCCTTTCAAGAACACGTTGCTGAACTAACTGACATTCGTTCTAGCCGTCAGTTGATGTTGCATGAAGGAGGGCAGTTTGAAATTGAAGCTTTCATTCCTGTCAGAGATTATCCAGCCACCGGACCGGAAAACCCCATCATATTATTTAGCACAGATGTGTCCGATTTTCAACCAATACCAATACCCCATACGT GTAAACCTCCAAAAGTAAAATCATCGCTATCTCTCGAGAATGATTCAAGTTTGGCCAAAGTATGTTCAAGTACGCTCTTCGATATCCGGAAATCTGTGAAGTATTTGCTGCTTGTGCAAACTTTGATCCGTCTTGGAGTGAAGTGGTTTGT ATCTTACTTGAAAAGTCGGGTGATGAAAGTTCAGATACTGCGAAGTGAACTTTCAACTAGGGTGAGCAGTTTGAAGACAACCTTGGAGATTTTTGAAGAACA CTACCAACGTGAAACCTCATTGTTGCAAGTTATTTCACTTCTGCTCACCACACCGCCCGAGGTCAACGAACTCAAGTTATATTTCACCCAGATCACAGAGAAAGTGAAATGTCTTAGACAA ATCCGGACAGAATTTGACCAGATCAGCGAAATTATACGTAAACTCGATCGAGCCGTGATCCAAGATAAGACGCCGGCATCTGTATTTGTTGATGAAGGCTCAAGATCCAAGGATTGCCTCGAAGAGAAGATGATCCAATTTTCCGAACAATCTCGTGAAGTTTATAAATtattcaagaaacacaaacacaataaac GGCTTGATTACAGCAATGAGCAGTTACACAAATATGAGAAGCAACAATTGTCAAAAATCTGTGAAAATTCTGTCCTGCTTTTCACGGAGCAAAGTGTCCCCAGATGTAAGCGACTTCACAAAGAATCTCGGACCTGGTTCAG CAACATGAATGAATATATGAAGCAGATTCAGCAGTCAGAAGCACGTATGCGCAGTCTCGAGCGCATCTGCTGCGAACTAGAAGAATCAGTACGTTCATTGCAGAGAATATACAGGGATAAGTTGTCCCTCGCCGAAACGCTCTTAAAGGAAACAGCATCAAG aaCTCAAAACATCTCTCTACCGTTGACTACAGCCAACAACGTTGATCAAACAAAACCTCTTCTGCCCGTATCGTGGCCCCCTTACACCGGGCAGACAAAATCAAAGAGCCAACGCCATAAGGATTTACGTGAATTAAGGAAGGGTTTGGCCGAAGCCAAGAACAGCCTGAAcgaagtcaaaagtgaagtcGAAAATAGCTCAGATTTACTAAAAAG ACTCAGCATGGTGGCTTCGGCATCGCAAACCAACAGCACGAATTCAATtcttaacaacgcaagaacaATAAGAACTAACGAGCACACCTAA